From a region of the Streptomyces tirandamycinicus genome:
- a CDS encoding ABC transporter permease yields MDVPARTWAWLTDGANWSGEGGAWHRLGEHLYVSGLALALACAVALPLALWLGHTGRGGALAVNISNVGRAVPVFAVLALFMVTPLRGAGYLPTIIALVLFAVPPLLTNAYVGMREVDRSVVEAARGMGMSGGQLFARVELPLAYPMVMTGLRSAAVQVVATATIAAMVGQGGLGRIITAGFNTYDTPQVVAGAVLVAGLALLVEAVLVAVDRMVSPLRRTV; encoded by the coding sequence ATGGACGTGCCGGCCAGGACCTGGGCGTGGCTCACCGACGGCGCCAACTGGTCCGGGGAGGGCGGAGCCTGGCACCGGCTGGGTGAGCATCTGTACGTCAGCGGGCTCGCCCTGGCCCTGGCCTGTGCCGTCGCCCTGCCGCTCGCGCTCTGGCTGGGGCATACCGGACGCGGTGGCGCCCTGGCCGTGAACATCTCGAACGTGGGGCGGGCGGTTCCCGTGTTCGCGGTGCTCGCGCTGTTCATGGTCACGCCGCTGCGCGGTGCCGGATACCTCCCGACGATCATCGCCTTGGTGCTGTTCGCCGTTCCGCCGCTGCTCACCAACGCCTATGTGGGCATGCGGGAGGTGGACCGGTCGGTGGTCGAGGCGGCACGGGGCATGGGGATGTCGGGCGGGCAGCTGTTCGCCAGGGTCGAACTGCCCCTCGCCTATCCGATGGTGATGACCGGGCTGCGGTCCGCCGCGGTCCAGGTGGTCGCCACCGCCACGATCGCGGCGATGGTCGGGCAGGGCGGCCTCGGCCGCATCATCACGGCCGGGTTCAACACGTACGACACTCCGCAAGTGGTCGCGGGCGCCGTGCTCGTGGCCGGGCTCGCCCTCCTGGTGGAGGCCGTGCTGGTTGCGGTGGACCGCATGGTCAGTCCGCTCCGGAGGACCGTGTGA
- a CDS encoding alpha/beta hydrolase — MGLTSNKVLALAVLAAVALFVATIRLWPRLSHRGRRAVLGRVGLLLATQSAIFAAVGLAANKSFLFYGSWADLLGREQEMGVVVDHSASSRTVKVVGKQRPDVPGGARPETGGQIHKVVIVGERSGIDSPAYVYLPPEYFQPAHASRAFPVTVVLTGYPGTAENLITGLEYPRTAFMQAREGRMRPMILVMLRPTVAPPRDTECVDVPDGPQTETFFAQDLPAAVAQTYRVGTGPRNWGIMGNSTGGYCALKIALHHPGRFAAGAGLSAYYKAAEDPTTGDLFHGNQAERRRANLLWSLDHRPQGASSFLVTTSEQGEGNLAGTREFIRKVKAPARVSSITLESGGHNFNTWRREIPPALVWMSGRLGTG; from the coding sequence ATGGGTCTCACCAGCAACAAGGTTCTGGCGCTGGCCGTTCTGGCCGCCGTGGCCCTCTTCGTCGCGACGATCCGGCTGTGGCCGCGCCTCTCCCACCGCGGCCGGCGCGCCGTCCTCGGCCGGGTGGGCCTGCTGCTCGCCACGCAGTCGGCAATCTTCGCCGCGGTGGGTCTGGCCGCGAACAAGTCCTTCCTCTTCTACGGCTCCTGGGCCGATCTCCTCGGCCGGGAACAGGAGATGGGCGTGGTCGTGGACCACTCGGCGAGCAGCAGGACCGTCAAGGTGGTCGGAAAGCAGCGGCCGGACGTGCCGGGAGGTGCGCGGCCGGAGACGGGCGGCCAGATCCACAAGGTGGTGATCGTGGGCGAGAGGTCGGGGATCGACAGCCCGGCGTACGTGTATCTGCCGCCGGAGTACTTCCAGCCCGCCCACGCGAGCAGGGCCTTTCCCGTGACCGTCGTGCTGACCGGCTACCCGGGCACCGCGGAGAACCTGATCACAGGCCTGGAGTATCCGAGGACCGCGTTCATGCAAGCCCGCGAGGGGCGGATGCGGCCGATGATCCTGGTGATGCTCCGGCCGACGGTGGCGCCGCCCAGGGACACCGAGTGCGTGGACGTCCCGGACGGACCGCAGACGGAGACGTTCTTCGCTCAGGACCTGCCGGCCGCCGTGGCGCAGACCTACCGGGTGGGCACCGGGCCGCGCAACTGGGGCATCATGGGCAACTCGACGGGGGGATACTGCGCGCTGAAGATCGCCTTGCACCACCCCGGGCGGTTCGCCGCGGGGGCGGGCCTGTCCGCGTACTACAAGGCCGCGGAGGACCCGACGACCGGTGACCTCTTCCACGGGAACCAGGCCGAGCGCAGGCGTGCGAACCTGCTGTGGAGCCTGGACCACCGGCCGCAGGGCGCCTCCTCGTTCCTGGTGACCACCTCCGAGCAGGGCGAGGGGAACCTCGCGGGGACGCGCGAGTTCATCAGGAAGGTGAAGGCCCCCGCGCGCGTGTCGTCCATCACGCTGGAGAGCGGTGGGCACAACTTCAACACCTGGCGCCGTGAGATCCCGCCGGCGCTGGTGTGGATGAGCGGCCGGCTCGGCACGGGCTGA
- the folP gene encoding dihydropteroate synthase, which translates to MSTLRGRGTPTGLPEWDRCAVMGVVNVTPDSFSDGGRWFDTTAAVKRGLDLVAEGADLVDVGGESTRPGASRVDEEEELRRVLPVVRGLAGEGVTVSVDTMRASVAAQAVAAGATLVNDVSGGLADPQMVPAVAAAEVPFVVMHWRGFSEDMNSRAVYGDVVAEVVAELRERMDAVVAGGIAAERLVVDPGLGFAKRAGDDLALVAHLSELRALGRPLLVAASRKRFLGHVLAGGAPTPPPARERDAATAAVSAIAAHEGAWAVRVHEVRATADAVRVARAVEGAR; encoded by the coding sequence ATGAGTACCTTGCGCGGACGGGGCACGCCCACGGGCCTGCCGGAGTGGGACCGCTGTGCGGTCATGGGGGTCGTCAACGTGACGCCCGACTCCTTCTCCGACGGAGGCCGCTGGTTCGACACCACGGCCGCCGTCAAGCGCGGCCTCGACCTCGTCGCCGAGGGCGCGGACCTGGTGGACGTCGGAGGTGAGTCCACCCGGCCCGGCGCCTCGCGCGTCGACGAGGAGGAGGAGCTGCGGCGCGTCCTCCCCGTCGTGCGGGGCCTGGCGGGCGAGGGCGTGACGGTGTCCGTCGACACCATGCGCGCCTCCGTCGCCGCGCAGGCGGTCGCCGCGGGCGCCACGCTCGTCAACGACGTCTCCGGCGGGCTCGCCGACCCGCAGATGGTCCCGGCCGTCGCCGCCGCGGAGGTCCCGTTCGTCGTGATGCACTGGCGCGGCTTCAGCGAGGACATGAACAGCAGGGCGGTGTACGGGGACGTCGTCGCCGAGGTCGTCGCGGAACTGCGCGAGCGGATGGACGCCGTGGTCGCGGGCGGGATCGCCGCCGAACGGCTCGTCGTCGACCCGGGCCTCGGCTTCGCCAAGCGGGCCGGGGACGACCTCGCCCTGGTCGCCCACCTCTCCGAGCTGCGTGCGCTGGGCCGTCCGCTCCTGGTCGCCGCGTCCCGCAAGCGGTTCCTCGGCCACGTCCTGGCCGGTGGCGCCCCGACCCCGCCGCCCGCCCGCGAGCGGGACGCCGCCACCGCAGCGGTGTCCGCGATCGCCGCCCACGAGGGTGCCTGGGCGGTCCGGGTCCACGAGGTAAGGGCCACGGCGGACGCCGTAC
- a CDS encoding phosphatidylglycerol lysyltransferase domain-containing protein, whose protein sequence is MSATIDGDKSGLVPERVRRILRGPRAESVPALVGTACTFIGLIDIAAGVFPRFRHSRMHALAEVLPGALGSFAAALSLSAGVLLLLLAHGLKRHKRRAWRAAVILLPAGAAAQFAYRHSVVGVVLSLALLALLLRHRSEFAALPDPRSRWKALANFVLMGAGSIGLGLVVVSAHPGRVIGSPSLTDRLEHVLFGLFGFEGPVGYEDGVDWTVGYSLGALGLLTAVTTIYLALRPEHPAATLTPDDESRLRELLERHGGRDSLGHFALRRDKGVVFSPSGKAAVTYRVVSGVMLASGDPIGDVEAWPGAIERFMDEAKAHSWTPAVMGCSETGGQVWTRETGLDALELGDEAVVDVADFSLTGRAMRNVRQMVKRIERNGYETRVRRARDLSDAELDRIRRAAGAWRGTDTERGFSMALGRIGDPSDGDSVIATAHKADDGEAGPYGDLKAVLHFVPWGTDGMSLDLMRRDRSADPGMNELLIVAALQASPRLGIARVSLNFAMFRSALARGEQLGAGPVLRVWRGLLVFLSRWFQIESLYKFNAKFRPRWEPRFVVFRKTRDLPRIGFAAMQAEGFVTLAVPRPFRRRTPRAPRPCAHIRPVAADEHEARAA, encoded by the coding sequence ATGTCTGCCACCATAGATGGGGATAAGTCGGGGTTGGTTCCGGAACGCGTACGCCGGATCCTGCGCGGCCCGCGCGCCGAATCCGTTCCCGCGCTGGTCGGCACGGCCTGCACCTTCATCGGCCTGATCGACATCGCCGCGGGAGTCTTCCCGCGCTTCCGGCACAGCCGGATGCACGCCCTCGCCGAGGTACTCCCGGGCGCCCTGGGGTCGTTCGCGGCCGCGCTGTCGCTCAGCGCGGGCGTCCTGCTGCTGCTCCTGGCGCACGGGCTCAAGCGGCACAAGCGGCGCGCCTGGCGGGCCGCGGTGATCCTGCTCCCCGCCGGCGCCGCCGCCCAGTTCGCCTACCGCCACTCGGTCGTCGGCGTCGTGCTGTCGCTGGCACTGCTGGCCCTGCTGCTGCGCCACCGCAGCGAGTTCGCCGCCCTGCCCGACCCGCGCAGCCGCTGGAAGGCACTCGCCAACTTCGTGCTGATGGGCGCCGGTTCGATCGGCCTCGGCCTGGTCGTCGTGAGCGCCCATCCGGGCAGGGTCATCGGGAGTCCCAGCCTCACCGACCGCCTGGAGCACGTCCTGTTCGGGCTGTTCGGCTTCGAAGGACCGGTCGGGTACGAGGACGGCGTCGACTGGACCGTCGGCTACTCGCTCGGCGCGCTCGGCCTGCTGACCGCCGTGACCACGATCTACCTGGCCCTCCGGCCCGAGCACCCGGCCGCGACACTCACACCGGACGACGAGAGCCGGCTCCGCGAACTGCTCGAGAGGCACGGCGGCCGCGACTCCCTCGGCCACTTCGCGCTCCGCCGCGACAAGGGCGTGGTCTTCTCCCCCAGCGGCAAGGCCGCCGTCACCTACCGCGTCGTCTCCGGCGTCATGCTCGCCAGCGGCGACCCGATCGGGGACGTCGAGGCGTGGCCGGGTGCCATCGAGCGCTTCATGGACGAGGCCAAGGCGCACTCCTGGACTCCCGCCGTCATGGGGTGCTCGGAGACGGGCGGCCAGGTGTGGACCCGGGAGACCGGCCTCGACGCCCTGGAGCTGGGGGACGAGGCGGTGGTGGACGTGGCGGATTTCTCGCTCACCGGGCGCGCCATGCGGAACGTGCGCCAGATGGTGAAGCGCATCGAGCGGAACGGTTACGAGACCCGCGTCCGCCGTGCCCGTGATCTCTCCGACGCCGAGCTGGACCGGATACGCCGCGCCGCCGGCGCCTGGCGGGGCACGGACACGGAGCGCGGCTTCTCCATGGCCCTCGGCCGGATCGGCGACCCCTCGGACGGCGACAGCGTGATCGCCACCGCCCACAAAGCCGACGACGGCGAGGCGGGCCCGTACGGCGACCTGAAGGCCGTGCTCCACTTCGTGCCCTGGGGGACGGACGGCATGTCCCTGGATCTGATGCGCCGCGACCGCTCCGCCGACCCCGGCATGAACGAGCTGCTGATCGTCGCCGCCCTGCAGGCCTCCCCCAGGCTCGGCATCGCCCGGGTGTCGCTGAACTTCGCGATGTTCCGGTCGGCGCTCGCCCGCGGGGAGCAGCTGGGTGCGGGGCCGGTCCTGCGGGTCTGGCGGGGGCTGCTGGTCTTCCTCTCCCGCTGGTTCCAGATCGAGTCGCTGTACAAGTTCAACGCCAAGTTCCGGCCGCGCTGGGAGCCGCGGTTCGTGGTCTTCCGCAAGACCCGTGACCTGCCCCGGATCGGATTCGCCGCCATGCAGGCGGAGGGCTTCGTGACGCTGGCCGTGCCGCGGCCGTTCCGCCGCCGGACGCCCCGGGCGCCCCGGCCCTGCGCCCACATCCGCCCGGTCGCCGCCGACGAGCACGAGGCGCGGGCCGCGTAG
- a CDS encoding ABC transporter ATP-binding protein: protein MIRFEHVTKRYPDGTTAVDDLSFEVAAGELVTLVGPSGCGKTTTMKMVNRLVEPTEGRIFLDGDDISTIDPVELRRRIGYVIQQVGLFPHKTVLENTATVPRLLGWKRSKGRERAAELLDLVGLDPRVYGDRYPEQLSGGQRQRVGVARALAADPPVLLMDEPFGAVDPVVRERLQSEFLRLQAAVRKTVLFVTHDIEEAVRLGDRIAVYGQGRIEQFGPPAAVLGAPAGRYVADFVGADRGLKRLSVTPVEEGDLEQPPVVRLDDPLPRVLDAPWAVVLDSRGDLHGWISAEHAGRTGTVREHARRMDAWMPVGASLKQAFSTMLQHDAGWIAVVDREEKGRFLGVLTPDRLHEALRRSVDADTRDVPRTAVDIDKVPSR, encoded by the coding sequence ATGATCCGATTCGAGCACGTGACCAAGCGGTACCCGGACGGCACGACCGCTGTGGACGACCTCTCCTTCGAGGTCGCCGCGGGTGAACTGGTCACGCTCGTCGGCCCGTCCGGCTGCGGCAAGACGACGACCATGAAGATGGTCAACCGCCTCGTCGAACCGACCGAGGGGCGGATATTCCTGGACGGGGACGACATATCCACCATCGATCCCGTAGAACTGCGGCGCCGGATCGGCTATGTGATCCAGCAGGTGGGCCTCTTCCCGCACAAGACCGTGCTGGAGAACACCGCGACCGTGCCCCGCCTCCTGGGCTGGAAGCGCTCCAAGGGCCGCGAGCGGGCCGCCGAGCTCCTCGATCTCGTCGGCCTCGATCCCCGCGTGTACGGCGACCGCTACCCCGAGCAGCTCTCCGGCGGCCAGCGCCAGCGGGTGGGCGTGGCCCGGGCCCTGGCGGCCGATCCGCCGGTCCTGCTGATGGACGAGCCGTTCGGCGCCGTGGACCCGGTCGTCCGGGAGCGGCTGCAGAGCGAGTTCCTGCGACTGCAGGCCGCGGTCCGCAAGACGGTGCTCTTCGTCACCCATGACATCGAGGAGGCCGTCCGGCTCGGCGACCGCATCGCCGTCTACGGGCAGGGCAGGATCGAGCAGTTCGGCCCACCCGCGGCCGTGCTCGGGGCACCGGCCGGCCGCTACGTGGCGGACTTCGTCGGCGCGGACCGTGGCCTCAAGCGGCTGTCCGTCACCCCCGTCGAGGAGGGCGACCTCGAGCAGCCGCCGGTGGTCCGCCTCGACGACCCGCTGCCGCGCGTTCTGGACGCGCCCTGGGCGGTCGTCCTGGACTCCCGTGGCGACCTGCACGGCTGGATCTCCGCCGAGCACGCGGGCCGCACCGGCACCGTGCGCGAGCACGCCCGCCGCATGGACGCCTGGATGCCGGTCGGCGCCTCCCTGAAGCAGGCGTTCTCCACGATGCTGCAGCACGACGCGGGGTGGATCGCGGTCGTCGACCGGGAGGAGAAGGGACGCTTCCTCGGCGTACTGACCCCGGATCGGCTGCACGAGGCCCTGCGCCGCTCCGTCGACGCGGACACCCGGGACGTCCCCCGCACCGCGGTGGACATCGACAAGGTCCCGTCGCGCTGA
- a CDS encoding ABC transporter permease gives MAGRDCLVANDWICGEYLRSRSQELVDATAQHVQITVASVAIGLVVAFPLALLARGRPRFAGPVLGLTTVLYTIPSLAMFSLLLPFFGLSAALVVTGLVLYSLTILVRNIVAGLEAVPAETREAARGMGYGPARLLWEVELPLALPAVMAGLRIATVSTVALTTVGSIVGRGGLGNLIEDALPSFFKAQVLTASVLCVLLAVAADLLLLGVQRLLTPWTRIRTAGSREAH, from the coding sequence ATGGCGGGCCGGGACTGCCTGGTCGCCAACGACTGGATCTGCGGCGAGTACCTCCGCTCCCGCAGTCAGGAGCTGGTCGACGCCACGGCGCAGCACGTCCAGATCACGGTCGCCTCGGTCGCGATCGGGCTCGTCGTGGCCTTTCCGCTGGCGCTTCTCGCGCGCGGCCGCCCCCGGTTCGCCGGACCGGTCCTGGGGCTGACGACGGTGCTCTACACGATCCCGTCGCTGGCCATGTTCTCGCTGCTGCTGCCCTTCTTCGGACTTTCCGCCGCCCTGGTCGTCACCGGCCTGGTGCTCTACTCGCTGACGATCCTGGTGCGGAACATCGTGGCGGGGCTGGAGGCGGTCCCCGCGGAGACCCGTGAAGCCGCCCGCGGCATGGGGTACGGACCGGCCCGGCTGCTGTGGGAGGTCGAGCTCCCGCTCGCCCTGCCCGCCGTGATGGCCGGGCTGCGGATCGCGACCGTCTCCACGGTCGCGCTCACCACCGTCGGCTCGATCGTCGGCCGCGGCGGCCTGGGCAATCTCATCGAGGACGCGCTGCCCAGCTTCTTCAAGGCACAGGTACTGACCGCATCCGTGCTCTGCGTGCTCCTCGCGGTCGCCGCGGACCTGCTGCTGCTCGGCGTGCAGCGGCTGCTCACGCCCTGGACCCGTATACGTACGGCCGGCAGCCGGGAGGCCCACTGA